In a genomic window of Arachnia rubra:
- a CDS encoding Ig-like domain-containing protein: MIRLSGGRGPVALLVALLIVLTSFVSGASVAKATEVNGIQSSSIHLEKMDANEAAIYMWSAVRVNATWRVPNGTGRAGDTFMLTLPKELIGSEGSFDLKGKEGDPLAYGTCQVTKSEVVCTLNENVENKNDVGGSLWVKTQVGALTEADKLTFGLRNGVTVDVPLPDGQSGIGYKPYVPTEIDKSGWFPGADQKIQWRIVVPGSKVSDRSSMTITDNFAMAGVDLTVAADSPSVFWVPSTPKCWNEISSADCYNALTTSSTPSSEVTVDNDGDTVKVVIDNKGQNFEADRIYIVDLLVDSDSKIFAGSRYTNQATVDNEVRSATAVKETSGGGTGSGDTVGHIGVKKVVTGGDVASDTVYPVAWSYDYNGTTHQGELSVKGDGTLETLSNIPNGTVVTLTENVPSVTGVDFGDPAFSGDGVTDGVPNATSAQVAVEGLKTREVTLTNQVNPVNPKLASVQVTPGVCAPGAAEPLEPAVEVGPTDGITYTEPEITTSGSQVTIKVKATPVAGKQIDDQNLPQGWVSNGDGSFTFTTTITQPVCQRTAVLAIPVVNPGICPADSTTPSQPTVTGVEDTAEIDYSEPVITVNGDEVTVVVTATAKPGYHIDEGNLPDGWLALEGTVSYVRTVPRTKCAVPVSPGIELGTCAPGAAQPSDPVVKPAETAGLTYSQPQVEIVNGKVTVTMSATVEDGYQLGGPVPEGWKRLDGRTATFTATKDQPICP; encoded by the coding sequence ATGATCAGGCTTTCTGGGGGGCGTGGGCCGGTGGCGCTCCTCGTCGCATTGTTGATTGTTTTGACTAGTTTCGTATCCGGCGCCTCTGTGGCAAAGGCGACCGAGGTGAACGGCATTCAGTCGTCCAGTATCCATCTTGAGAAAATGGATGCGAACGAGGCTGCCATCTACATGTGGAGCGCGGTCCGGGTCAACGCCACGTGGCGCGTCCCGAACGGCACCGGGAGAGCCGGAGACACCTTCATGCTTACTTTGCCCAAGGAGCTCATAGGCTCTGAGGGCAGCTTCGACCTGAAGGGGAAGGAGGGCGACCCGCTCGCCTACGGCACCTGCCAGGTGACGAAGTCCGAGGTGGTCTGCACCTTGAATGAGAACGTCGAGAACAAGAACGACGTCGGCGGCTCGCTGTGGGTCAAGACGCAGGTGGGGGCACTGACCGAGGCCGACAAACTCACCTTTGGCCTGCGCAACGGCGTGACTGTGGATGTTCCCCTCCCTGACGGGCAGAGCGGCATTGGCTACAAGCCTTATGTGCCCACCGAAATCGACAAGTCCGGCTGGTTTCCCGGTGCCGATCAGAAAATTCAATGGCGCATCGTGGTCCCCGGGTCGAAGGTGTCCGATCGCTCCAGTATGACCATCACCGACAATTTCGCGATGGCAGGTGTGGACCTGACCGTGGCCGCGGACAGCCCGAGTGTCTTCTGGGTTCCCAGCACCCCGAAATGCTGGAATGAAATCAGCAGCGCCGACTGCTACAACGCCCTGACCACATCGAGCACGCCGTCGTCTGAGGTCACCGTCGACAACGACGGCGACACGGTCAAAGTCGTCATCGACAACAAGGGTCAGAACTTCGAGGCCGACCGGATCTACATCGTCGACCTGCTGGTGGACAGCGACAGCAAGATCTTCGCGGGCTCCCGGTACACCAACCAAGCCACTGTGGACAACGAGGTGCGCTCCGCCACCGCTGTGAAGGAGACCTCGGGCGGCGGCACCGGGTCCGGTGACACCGTCGGCCACATCGGGGTGAAGAAAGTCGTCACGGGCGGCGACGTCGCCTCCGACACCGTCTACCCGGTGGCCTGGTCCTACGACTACAACGGGACCACCCACCAGGGTGAGCTGTCGGTCAAGGGTGACGGGACCCTGGAGACCCTCAGCAACATTCCCAACGGCACCGTCGTGACTCTCACCGAGAACGTGCCGTCCGTGACCGGGGTCGATTTCGGGGATCCCGCCTTCTCCGGCGATGGCGTGACCGACGGCGTCCCGAACGCCACCAGCGCCCAGGTCGCCGTCGAGGGCCTGAAGACCAGGGAGGTGACCCTGACCAATCAGGTGAACCCGGTAAACCCGAAGCTGGCTTCCGTCCAGGTGACCCCCGGCGTCTGCGCCCCTGGGGCCGCCGAGCCACTGGAGCCCGCCGTGGAGGTCGGGCCGACCGACGGGATCACCTACACCGAACCGGAGATCACCACGTCAGGGAGCCAGGTGACGATCAAGGTCAAGGCCACCCCGGTCGCTGGCAAACAGATCGACGACCAGAACCTCCCGCAGGGCTGGGTATCGAACGGGGATGGCTCCTTCACCTTCACCACCACCATCACGCAGCCGGTGTGCCAGAGGACTGCCGTCCTCGCGATCCCGGTGGTGAACCCGGGGATCTGCCCCGCCGACTCGACCACGCCCAGCCAGCCGACCGTCACCGGCGTGGAAGACACCGCCGAGATCGACTACAGCGAGCCCGTCATCACCGTGAACGGCGATGAGGTGACGGTGGTGGTCACCGCCACGGCAAAGCCGGGGTACCACATCGACGAGGGGAACCTGCCAGATGGCTGGCTGGCCCTTGAGGGGACGGTGTCCTATGTCAGGACTGTCCCCCGCACCAAGTGCGCGGTGCCGGTCTCGCCGGGCATCGAGCTCGGAACGTGCGCCCCGGGCGCGGCCCAGCCATCGGACCCCGTCGTCAAGCCGGCTGAGACCGCGGGGCTCACCTACAGCCAGCCGCAGGTTGAGATCGTGAACGGGAAAGTCACGGTGACCATGTCCGCGACGGTCGAGGACGGGTATCAGCTGGGCGGCCCCGTCCCTGAAGGCTGGAAGCGGCTGGACGGCAGGACCGCGACCTTCACCGCCACCAAAGACCAGCCGATTTGCCCATAA
- a CDS encoding type II toxin-antitoxin system PemK/MazF family toxin, whose product MNRLPERGDVIWASMDPTVGREQAKHRPWLVLSERALHRARGLVIAVPLTHADKGWVTHVNLAPLSDEPTIAMCEQVKSMSTSRITRIDPTPYPRHLVNQVHSVLTLLTEGR is encoded by the coding sequence GTGAACCGCTTGCCGGAGCGCGGCGACGTCATTTGGGCGAGCATGGACCCTACGGTGGGTCGCGAACAGGCAAAACATCGGCCTTGGCTCGTGCTTTCGGAACGCGCGCTCCACAGAGCGCGCGGCCTTGTCATCGCCGTTCCACTCACGCATGCAGACAAAGGGTGGGTGACCCACGTGAACCTCGCACCGCTCAGCGATGAACCCACAATTGCCATGTGCGAGCAAGTAAAGTCGATGTCAACCTCCCGGATTACGCGTATTGACCCCACCCCTTATCCCAGGCACCTCGTGAACCAGGTTCACTCCGTTCTGACACTGCTAACCGAAGGTCGCTAG